A genomic window from Tolypothrix sp. PCC 7910 includes:
- a CDS encoding LysR family transcriptional regulator, which translates to MRLEQLQAFLAIAETGSFQQAARKCGVTQSTISRQIQALEADLGLELFHRTTHAKLTLGGERLLPRVRKICQEWQTATEELTDLIAGKQPELCIAAIHSMCGSYLPPVLQQFCRDYPEVQLRVTSLGSDRALKVLKDGLVDLAIVMNNRFLTTGREMVVEVLYEEPIEVLTSAKHPLAQYEYIPWSELIRYPQVVFKDGYGMQRLIQDRFERLEATLQAALEVNTLDAFRGVVRQGELIALLPHSALMEARLDPTLAVRPLACNSNSNLSDNSSLTRRVVMVTTGDRLQIPPINHFWQLVRQNIPPQINQQRSAS; encoded by the coding sequence ATGCGACTAGAGCAGTTGCAAGCCTTTTTAGCGATCGCGGAAACCGGCAGCTTTCAACAAGCGGCCAGAAAATGTGGTGTCACTCAATCGACAATTAGCCGTCAAATTCAAGCCTTAGAAGCTGATTTGGGGCTAGAGTTGTTTCACCGCACGACTCACGCCAAGCTAACACTAGGCGGTGAACGCTTATTACCCCGCGTGCGAAAAATTTGTCAGGAGTGGCAAACAGCGACAGAGGAACTAACAGATTTAATTGCAGGTAAGCAACCAGAATTGTGTATTGCAGCGATTCACTCGATGTGTGGATCGTATTTGCCACCAGTATTACAACAATTTTGTCGTGATTACCCAGAGGTGCAATTGCGGGTAACTTCCTTGGGTAGCGATCGCGCTTTAAAAGTCCTCAAAGATGGACTGGTGGATTTGGCGATCGTGATGAATAATCGCTTCTTAACTACTGGCCGCGAAATGGTGGTAGAAGTACTATATGAAGAACCCATTGAGGTATTAACTTCTGCCAAACATCCCTTAGCCCAATATGAATATATTCCTTGGTCGGAGCTAATTCGTTACCCTCAAGTGGTTTTTAAAGATGGTTACGGGATGCAACGTTTAATACAAGATAGGTTTGAGCGTTTAGAAGCTACACTCCAAGCAGCTTTAGAGGTCAATACTTTAGACGCTTTCCGGGGAGTAGTGCGTCAAGGAGAACTGATAGCTTTGCTACCCCATTCCGCACTGATGGAAGCGCGGCTAGATCCCACCTTGGCAGTACGGCCTTTAGCCTGTAATAGTAACAGTAATCTATCTGATAATTCGAGTTTGACACGCCGGGTAGTTATGGTTACCACTGGCGATCGCCTACAAATTCCCCCAATCAACCACTTTTGGCAACTGGTGCGACAAAATATCCCGCCGCAAATTAACCAACAGCGATCGGCTTCTTAA